The nucleotide window AGCGGCTGGTGACGTATTACGGCGCGGACCTGAAGGGGGCGCACCTCCCCTTCAACTTCCAGCTCATCCAGGCCCGCTGGGACGCGCGCGGCATCGCGGCGATGGTGGACGAGTACGACCGGGCCATTCCCGACGGCGGGTGGCCCAACTGGGTGCTGGGGAACCACGACCAGCACCGCATCGCCACGCGGGTTGGCGCGGAGCAGGCGCGGGTGGCCGCCGTGCTCCTGCTCACCCTGCGCGGCACGCCCACGCTGTACTACGGCGACGAGATCGGGATGCACGACGTTCCCATCCCCCCCGGCCGGGTGCAGGACCCGTTCGAGAAGAACGTCCCCGGCAAGGGCCTCGGCCGCGACCCCGAGCGCACGCCGATGCAGTGGAGCGCCGCGCCGAACGCCGGCTTCACCACCGGCGAGCCCTGGCTCCCCATCGCCGACGACTTCGCGGCGATCAACGTCGAGGCGGAGCGCGACGACCCGCGCTCGATGCTCTCGCTCTGCCGCCGGCTGATCGCGCTGCGGCGCGCGGAGCCGGCGCTGGCGGTCGGCGCCTACCGCTCCGTCCGCGCCGACGGCGACGTGCTGGCGTACGTCCGCAGTGCGGGAGATGCGCACTTCCTGGTGGTGATGAACCTGGGCGCCGCGCCCACTGCCCTCCGCCGCCGCGAGGGCGACCCCGGCGGCACGGTGGCGCTGGGGACGGAGCTGGAGCGCGAAGGAAAGCGGGTCGAGGGAGATGTCGATCTGGCTGCAAACGAAGCGGTCGTGATCCGGCTGGACGCGGCGCCGCCGTCGCGATGAAGATGGTCGCGGCGGACGGATGGGGATGACGATCGAGGCGGCGAAACCGGTCGATTCAAACCGCCGCAGGCCGTGGCGCATCCAACCCCCTGCGAACACCCTCCATTCACCCGCGGACCCTCCAATGACCAGACTCTCTCTCCGCGCCGCGCTGCTCGCCTGCACGCTGGGCGGGATCGTCACCGCGCCCGCCGCGGCACAGGAAAGCACCATCGACCGCACCTTCCCGGCGCGCCCCGGCGGCACGCTGAACCTGGACCTGCGCCCCGGCGGCTCCGTGCGCGTGGAGGCGTGGGACCGCGACGAGGTGCACGTGCAGGGCACGCTGGGCGGCCGCGACTGGCGCGAGCAGGTGGTCACCGCGCGGCCCACGGGCGACGGCGTGGAGCTCCGCGTCAGCTTCGAGGGCGAGCGGGAGAGCTACAGCACCGACAACCGCTTCGAGGTGCACGTGCCGCGGCGCTACTCGGTGCGGATGAGTTCCGGCGGCGGCGACCTGTCGGTGCGCGGGCTGGAGGGCGAGTTCTCCGGCAGCACCGGCGGCGGCGCCATCCGGCTGGAGAACGTCTCGGGCGAGGCGCACCTGAGCACCGGCGGCGGTGGCATCAACGTCACCGACTCGCGGCTCGACGGCAACGTGTCCACGGGCGGCGGCAACGTCGTCTTCCGCAACGTCACCGGCAGCGTGAATGGGCGCACCGGCGGCGGATCGGTGACCCACGAGGATTCGCCGCGCTCCGGCACGGTCCGGCGCGCGTCGGCCTCGGGCGGCCGCGGGCGCACCATCGAGACGGGCGGTGGCGACGTGAACATCCCCTCGGCCGACGGCGACGTGCGCGCCTCCACCGGCGGCGGCGACATCACCATCGGCACGGTGGACGGCGGCGTCCGCGCCAGCACGGGCGGCGGCGACGTGCGCATCGCCTCCGCCGCGGGCGACCTGGAGCTGCGGACGGGCGGCGGGTCGGTCGTGGCCACCCTCGTGCGCGGTGCCGACGTCGACATCACCTCCGGCGGCGGCGAGGTGACGCTGTACCTGCCGCGGGGCATCGGCGCCGAGTTCGAGATCGAGACGTCGACGCAGCGCAACCGCCGCCACGTGGTCATCGACGGCGATTTCCCGCTGCGGGTGACGGAAGACGACGACTGGGACGACGACCACCGCCGCGTGCGCGCCACCGGCCGCACCGGCGACGGCAGCCATCGCATCGTCATCCGCACCGCCGGCGCCGACGTCCACATCCGCAGCCGGTGATGCGATCGCGGCGATACACCGCCAGACGTCATCCCGAGGCCGGCCAGACCGTGACCGCGTCCGCGCCGTAGGTTGCAGGCCGAGGGATCTATAGCCTGCATCCGAGCACCAGCCAGGCTGTCGCTCGGATGCAGGCGATAGATCCTTCGGTCGGCGCCAAGCTCCGGCGCGGACGCAATGCCGGTGCGGCGCCTCCCTCAGGATGACGTCATCGTGGGGGATTCCTCATCAAACAATACGGAAGGGCCCCGGCCAGTCAGCCGGGGCCCTTCGCATCCGCGCGCGATCGCCGTCAGGCGACCATCATCATCGGCTCCTCGAGGTAGCTCTTCAGCGTCTCCAGGAACTTGGCGCCAGTCGCGCCGTCGATCACGCGGTGGTCGCAGGACAGGGTCACGCGCATGCGCTGGCGCACGGCCATGTCGCCGTTCTCATCCACCACCACCTTCGGCGAGATGGCGCCGACGGCCAGGA belongs to Longimicrobium sp. and includes:
- a CDS encoding DUF4097 family beta strand repeat-containing protein produces the protein MTRLSLRAALLACTLGGIVTAPAAAQESTIDRTFPARPGGTLNLDLRPGGSVRVEAWDRDEVHVQGTLGGRDWREQVVTARPTGDGVELRVSFEGERESYSTDNRFEVHVPRRYSVRMSSGGGDLSVRGLEGEFSGSTGGGAIRLENVSGEAHLSTGGGGINVTDSRLDGNVSTGGGNVVFRNVTGSVNGRTGGGSVTHEDSPRSGTVRRASASGGRGRTIETGGGDVNIPSADGDVRASTGGGDITIGTVDGGVRASTGGGDVRIASAAGDLELRTGGGSVVATLVRGADVDITSGGGEVTLYLPRGIGAEFEIETSTQRNRRHVVIDGDFPLRVTEDDDWDDDHRRVRATGRTGDGSHRIVIRTAGADVHIRSR